In Bacteroidota bacterium, the following are encoded in one genomic region:
- a CDS encoding diacylglycerol kinase family lipid kinase, protein MNDTYGQWLVVVNPNAGNRKCGKDWPEISRILESQNILFHAVMTEHRNHAVHITEEYVNRGFQKILVVGGDGTLNEVINGIFRQQRFPANEIMLGMIMVGTGNDWGRMYRIPSSYDKAVKAIRKERKFVQDAGMVRYTAENGENVTRYFLNMAGLGFDALVALKTNMMKDKGRGGTFAYLYNLITGLFRYHHVPVQISIDGENVYNDRMFSMNIGICRYNGGGMKQAPMAIPDDGIFDVTVFRAISKLRVLTNVYRLYSGNFTHLSLARIFRGKEIEVRAMGKRKLLLEADGESLGSGPFTFSILPRSVTVIVGKKFLAE, encoded by the coding sequence ATGAATGATACCTACGGACAATGGCTGGTTGTTGTCAATCCCAATGCGGGTAACCGTAAATGTGGCAAAGACTGGCCTGAAATATCCCGCATCCTGGAATCACAAAATATTCTTTTTCATGCTGTAATGACAGAACACCGCAATCATGCAGTTCATATTACAGAAGAATACGTCAACAGGGGCTTTCAGAAAATCCTGGTAGTAGGCGGCGATGGCACTCTCAATGAGGTTATCAACGGGATATTCCGGCAACAGCGTTTTCCGGCCAATGAGATCATGCTGGGTATGATTATGGTCGGCACCGGTAACGACTGGGGCAGGATGTACCGGATACCCTCATCCTACGACAAGGCCGTTAAAGCCATACGTAAAGAGAGAAAGTTTGTCCAGGATGCCGGAATGGTCAGGTATACGGCAGAAAACGGAGAGAACGTAACCCGGTATTTCCTGAATATGGCAGGATTAGGTTTTGATGCCCTGGTTGCACTGAAAACCAATATGATGAAGGACAAAGGCAGGGGAGGGACCTTTGCATACCTCTATAACCTCATCACAGGATTATTCCGCTACCACCATGTGCCTGTACAAATAAGCATTGATGGTGAAAATGTTTACAACGACAGGATGTTCAGCATGAACATCGGCATATGCCGTTATAACGGGGGAGGCATGAAACAAGCCCCAATGGCCATACCCGACGATGGGATCTTTGATGTGACCGTTTTCAGGGCAATTTCCAAACTTCGTGTTTTGACCAATGTCTACCGCTTGTATTCTGGAAACTTCACACATTTATCCCTTGCCAGGATATTCCGCGGGAAAGAGATAGAAGTCAGAGCAATGGGAAAACGTAAGCTTCTCCTGGAAGCCGACGGGGAAAGCCTGGGTTCAGGCCCCTTCACCTTCAGCATCCTGCCACGCAGTGTTACGGTAATAGTGGGGAAAAAATTCCTCGCCGAATGA
- the ispG gene encoding (E)-4-hydroxy-3-methylbut-2-enyl-diphosphate synthase, protein MQELYTFSDRLYRSRVVQIGKLFLGGDHPVRVQSMTNTPTLDTAATVDQCLRLAEAGSEMIRITAPGVREARHLEVIKNQLISRNIDIPLIADIHFQPAAAEVAATIVEKVRINPGNYTGKTAGIGSEAAYDDELKRVRERMFPLLEICRKHRTVIRIGTNHGSLSERIIQRYGNTPEGMVESALEFARICRELYFQDLVLSMKASDVRVMIYATRLLVQRMKEENMDYPLHLGVTEAGDAWDGRIRSAAGIGALLADGIGDTIRVSLTEAPEKEIPVALKIIDPITGIRQMKVATRGQVTGFRHSGLIHNGYSGVPMVVGKGMAASGETSAPDILDADNNTLIYNGKSYRIKRLKDLEDEVTKDDITFVSFDAGELEAFLPEGKTFSGNAILIARAQGENARRQFGLIQKQLTKHSIPNMVILKYSCQEPDNDTCHYLASAVMAASLADGFGNGLWLDLPVRFDPAKASDTAFSLLQFLHLRITKTEFIACPSCGRTMFDIESVLKQVKEKTRHLTGLKIAVMGCIVNGPGEMADADYGYVGAGKGMVNLYYRREVVKRGIPEEKALEELILLIKDKGDWK, encoded by the coding sequence ATGCAGGAGTTATATACATTTTCAGACCGTTTATATCGCTCGAGGGTTGTACAGATAGGAAAGTTATTCCTGGGAGGAGATCATCCTGTGAGGGTACAGTCGATGACCAATACCCCGACGCTGGATACCGCTGCAACGGTTGACCAATGCCTCAGGCTTGCGGAGGCCGGTTCGGAGATGATCCGGATCACTGCCCCTGGGGTAAGGGAGGCAAGGCATCTGGAAGTCATCAAAAACCAACTGATATCACGGAATATTGATATACCGCTAATTGCCGACATTCATTTCCAGCCTGCTGCCGCGGAGGTGGCTGCGACGATAGTGGAGAAGGTCAGGATCAATCCAGGTAATTACACCGGTAAAACCGCCGGGATCGGGTCGGAGGCTGCATACGACGATGAACTTAAACGTGTCAGGGAAAGAATGTTTCCCTTGCTGGAGATATGCCGGAAGCACAGAACGGTGATCCGTATCGGGACGAACCATGGTTCTCTTTCGGAGAGGATCATTCAGCGTTATGGCAATACTCCCGAAGGCATGGTGGAGTCGGCACTGGAGTTTGCCAGGATATGCCGGGAATTGTATTTCCAGGATCTTGTTCTTTCGATGAAAGCCAGCGACGTAAGAGTTATGATTTATGCCACACGTTTGCTGGTTCAGAGAATGAAAGAAGAGAATATGGATTATCCTTTGCACCTTGGAGTAACCGAAGCCGGCGATGCCTGGGACGGCAGGATACGATCGGCTGCGGGTATTGGCGCTTTGCTGGCCGACGGCATCGGGGATACCATACGGGTATCGCTTACGGAAGCTCCGGAAAAAGAGATCCCCGTTGCTCTGAAAATTATAGATCCAATTACAGGTATCAGACAAATGAAAGTTGCTACAAGGGGGCAGGTTACAGGGTTCAGGCACTCCGGGTTAATTCATAACGGATATTCCGGGGTACCAATGGTTGTAGGAAAGGGAATGGCAGCTTCCGGTGAAACATCTGCCCCGGATATTTTGGATGCAGATAACAATACGCTGATTTATAATGGAAAGTCATACAGGATAAAACGGTTAAAGGATTTAGAAGACGAAGTGACAAAAGATGATATAACTTTTGTTTCTTTTGATGCTGGAGAGCTTGAGGCCTTTTTACCGGAAGGAAAGACGTTTTCCGGGAATGCCATTCTGATAGCCCGGGCGCAGGGTGAAAATGCCCGGAGGCAGTTTGGTTTGATACAAAAACAATTGACTAAACATTCCATTCCGAACATGGTCATCCTGAAGTATTCCTGCCAGGAACCGGATAATGATACATGTCATTATCTTGCAAGCGCTGTTATGGCTGCCAGTCTGGCGGATGGCTTCGGAAACGGGTTATGGCTTGATCTTCCGGTCCGGTTTGATCCTGCAAAAGCTTCGGATACGGCATTTTCCCTGTTACAATTCCTGCATCTGAGAATTACCAAAACCGAATTTATTGCCTGTCCATCCTGTGGCCGGACTATGTTCGACATTGAAAGCGTTTTAAAGCAGGTGAAGGAAAAAACGCGGCATTTGACCGGGCTGAAGATCGCGGTGATGGGTTGCATAGTAAACGGCCCGGGTGAAATGGCCGATGCGGATTATGGATATGTAGGTGCAGGCAAAGGCATGGTCAACCTGTATTATCGCAGGGAGGTTGTCAAACGTGGTATTCCTGAGGAAAAAGCCCTGGAAGAATTGATTTTACTCATCAAAGATAAGGGTGACTGGAAATGA